The Synechocystis sp. PCC 6714 genome includes the window TATTGGAATAGCCCACCAAAGAAGATTGACCTAACATGGCGATTCTAAAAACTCCTAAATAATAAAGTTTTAATTTGCAAATCGATCTGCAAACAGAAAAAGAGAAGCGACCCCAAGTTATTCCCCAGAGGGAAAATAAAGTCAAGCCACTTCTCCTCCCGAACTAAATCAAGATCTAGCTCAAGCTAGCAGGGGTAATGCTAGCAACCTTACCCCCCAAACGATTGATTTGTTGCAACGTTTGGTTGAGTTGCTCAAAGGGAACAATCACAGCCTTATTGCTACGACGCACTTTGGGATAACCTGGGGCAGAAATAGCCGTGATCTCGACCCGGAATAGTTTAGTAGCCTGACCAAAAGGAACAGTGCCACCAAGGGCCTTGGCGGGGGTATTACCGGCCCGGGAAGGACGATAGGCCCAACCAGGATTACTGCCGCTGGGGCCAACGATCGCCGAAACGGTGTTTTGCCCCAACTCCGTCGCCAAACGGGTAGCAGTCCGTTCTAACTGTGAACGGTCACTGTTAGCGTAACCACGGTAGAGACGGAACATGCGGGTGAAACCCACGGTACGATCGCCAACTTGGTTATTAAAGCGGTAGTAGGGAACAATGTTTTCCCCAAAATTTTCCTGATATTCGACCGAATCAATGTAAGAATCAATATCCGCATCGAAACCCCGATTTTCATACAGATCAAGGTGGAAAATCACCTCATCTTCACTGAAAGGAGCACGACCCAACAAATGTTTGTAGTTGAGTTCAATTACCCGGGTTTGGAAGTTGTTATAAAGAAATTTCTTCTTATAAAGTTCGGACTTGGCCACGGTACGGACAAATTCCCGTACACTGATAGAACCATTGGTCAAAAGAGACTCAGCACCCTTAAGGCGCTCAGAGTCCATAATGTAATCGTTGCCCAAAACCTGACGATAAACAGCCCGGATTACCATTTTGGCATCGTCAAGGCTGAAATCAGGACGTAATTCCACAGGGCGAGACTCGTTGTAGGGAGCCACTCCCAATCTGGAAGCTGCGGTTGTAATTGCCACTAAATAATCTCCTTTTACTAACTAGGTTGACAAAAAATCTTTATTCTAGGCAAGGGAAATCATTGTGACCGTGTCCCCTTGACGGTTAATTTGTTGCAACTTAGCAGACAAATTATCGTAGGAAACTAGATACTCCGCTTTACCGCGACGTACCCGGGTACCGCGACCGGTAGTCGCCCCTTGAACAACCTGCAAACGATACATTTGGTTACGACTCCCCGCTGAAGTTCCCCGTAGACTCTCCGTCGTAGAACCGGCATATACCGGAGAAGCAGTATTACGTGCCAGCTCCCGTGTTAAGCGAGAACGGGAACCGCCTCCCTGGGAACGATCACTGGTGGCATAACCCCGATACACCTGGAAAGAACGGCTGAAACCAACGGTTTTTTGATTCCGTTGAGTAGCAAAACCCCGGAAATAGGGTACAACCCAATCTCCAAAGCTCTCCGTGTATTCGAGGGAATCAATATAGGAATTGATCTCCGTTTCATAGCCCCTCTGATGATAGAGATCAGAGTGGAACGCAATTTCCGACTGGTCATAGGGAGCACGGCCCAACAAATGCTTATAGTTGAGCTCGATGAAACGAGTCTGGGGATTAGAGTGGAAAAATTTCCGCCGATAGACCTCCGACAAAGCCACTGCCCGCACAAAATC containing:
- a CDS encoding phycobilisome linker polypeptide gives rise to the protein MAITTAASRLGVAPYNESRPVELRPDFSLDDAKMVIRAVYRQVLGNDYIMDSERLKGAESLLTNGSISVREFVRTVAKSELYKKKFLYNNFQTRVIELNYKHLLGRAPFSEDEVIFHLDLYENRGFDADIDSYIDSVEYQENFGENIVPYYRFNNQVGDRTVGFTRMFRLYRGYANSDRSQLERTATRLATELGQNTVSAIVGPSGSNPGWAYRPSRAGNTPAKALGGTVPFGQATKLFRVEITAISAPGYPKVRRSNKAVIVPFEQLNQTLQQINRLGGKVASITPASLS
- a CDS encoding phycobilisome linker polypeptide, with amino-acid sequence MTSLVSAQRLGIVAVDEAVPLELRSHSTEEEVDAVILAVYRQVLGNDHLMSQERLTSAESLLRAREISVRDFVRAVALSEVYRRKFFHSNPQTRFIELNYKHLLGRAPYDQSEIAFHSDLYHQRGYETEINSYIDSLEYTESFGDWVVPYFRGFATQRNQKTVGFSRSFQVYRGYATSDRSQGGGSRSRLTRELARNTASPVYAGSTTESLRGTSAGSRNQMYRLQVVQGATTGRGTRVRRGKAEYLVSYDNLSAKLQQINRQGDTVTMISLA